A portion of the Fusobacterium sp. genome contains these proteins:
- the hemB gene encoding porphobilinogen synthase, whose protein sequence is MFTRTRRLRSSKALRDMVRNVTINLNDFIYPLFIEEGENIKEEISSMPGQYRWSIDRIGAELTELKELGIISVLLFGIPKDKDPQGSEAYNDKGIVQEAIRYIKKNFPEFLIITDVCMCEYTSHGHCGILDGCEVLNDETLKFIAKTALSHVKAGADIVAPSDMMDGRIMAIREILDKNGYVSTPIMAYSAKYSSNYYGPFREAADSAPSFGDRKSYQMDFRNSKEYFREVEADMEEGADFIMVKPALAYLDVINAVSNIDLPIVAYNVSGEYSMVKAAAQNGWIDEKGIVMENMFAMKRAGVNIIITYHAKDIAKWHKNNEVIF, encoded by the coding sequence ATGTTTACTAGAACTAGAAGACTTAGAAGTTCTAAAGCTTTACGAGATATGGTAAGAAATGTAACAATTAATCTTAATGATTTTATCTACCCTCTTTTTATAGAAGAAGGAGAAAATATAAAAGAAGAAATATCATCTATGCCTGGACAATATAGATGGTCAATTGACAGAATAGGTGCGGAACTTACTGAGCTGAAAGAGCTTGGTATAATTTCTGTTCTGCTTTTTGGTATTCCTAAGGACAAAGATCCCCAAGGTTCAGAAGCATATAATGACAAAGGAATTGTGCAGGAAGCCATAAGATACATAAAGAAAAATTTTCCTGAATTTCTTATAATTACTGATGTGTGTATGTGTGAATATACTTCTCATGGACATTGCGGAATACTTGATGGATGTGAAGTTTTAAATGATGAAACTCTTAAATTTATAGCTAAAACAGCTCTTTCTCATGTAAAAGCTGGAGCAGATATTGTTGCTCCATCAGATATGATGGATGGGAGAATAATGGCTATAAGAGAAATTTTAGATAAGAATGGATATGTAAGCACTCCTATCATGGCATATAGTGCTAAATATTCATCAAATTATTATGGTCCTTTCAGAGAAGCTGCTGATTCTGCTCCTAGTTTTGGAGACAGAAAAAGTTATCAGATGGATTTCAGAAACTCAAAAGAATATTTTAGAGAAGTAGAAGCTGATATGGAGGAAGGAGCTGACTTTATAATGGTGAAACCTGCTCTTGCTTACCTTGATGTCATCAATGCTGTGTCTAATATTGATCTCCCTATTGTTGCATATAATGTAAGCGGAGAATATTCCATGGTAAAAGCTGCAGCTCAAAATGGCTGGATAGATGAAAAAGGTATTGTTATGGAAAATATGTTTGCTATGAAAAGAGCTGGAGTGAATATAATAATTACTTATCATGCTAAAGATATAGCTAAGTGGCATAAAAATAACGAAGTTATTTTTTAA
- a CDS encoding HU family DNA-binding protein — protein MGEKEFLKLYMKERGLKNLEEAKEKVDTFWKTVREYLEKGEKIKFKNWGSFEMRTVRPRRMVELKTKIEIIIPGSRKIKFSSGKGLIKFVNDKIEEGKIDG, from the coding sequence ATGGGAGAAAAAGAGTTTTTAAAACTGTATATGAAAGAAAGAGGGTTAAAAAATTTAGAAGAGGCTAAAGAAAAGGTTGATACTTTCTGGAAAACTGTAAGAGAATATCTTGAAAAAGGTGAAAAAATTAAGTTTAAAAATTGGGGAAGTTTTGAAATGAGGACTGTCAGACCTAGGAGAATGGTTGAACTTAAGACAAAAATAGAGATAATAATTCCTGGAAGCAGAAAAATAAAATTCAGTTCTGGAAAGGGTCTTATAAAGTTTGTAAATGATAAGATTGAAGAGGGGAAGATAGATGGATAA
- a CDS encoding transporter substrate-binding domain-containing protein, whose protein sequence is MKKVVSLLFASILMVSLYSYTLGGEKVYKIATDTTYAPFEFENDKGELVGIDMDLMKAIANDQKFKYDVEVVGFSAALTSMETGQSDGVIAGMTITEERKEKYDFSVPYFDTGVSMGVKIGSAIKSYEDLKGKKVAAKISTVSCKYAESIADKYGFEIVYFEDSTSMFQDVLLENSVACFEDFPVLGYEISRGLGLKMPLGIEQPASYGLAVMKGMNKDLLESFNKGLSNLKDSGEYQKILDRYISK, encoded by the coding sequence ATGAAGAAAGTTGTTTCACTTTTGTTTGCAAGTATTTTAATGGTTTCATTATATTCTTATACATTAGGTGGTGAAAAAGTATATAAAATAGCTACTGACACAACTTATGCCCCTTTTGAATTTGAAAATGATAAAGGAGAATTGGTAGGAATAGATATGGATTTAATGAAAGCTATTGCCAATGATCAAAAATTCAAATATGATGTAGAAGTAGTTGGATTTTCTGCTGCTCTTACTTCTATGGAAACAGGACAATCTGATGGGGTAATTGCTGGAATGACTATTACTGAAGAACGTAAAGAAAAATATGATTTCTCTGTTCCATATTTTGATACTGGAGTATCTATGGGAGTTAAAATTGGTTCTGCTATAAAATCTTATGAAGATTTAAAAGGAAAAAAAGTAGCTGCTAAAATTAGTACTGTAAGTTGTAAATATGCTGAATCTATTGCTGATAAATATGGCTTTGAAATTGTATATTTTGAAGATTCTACAAGCATGTTTCAAGATGTTCTTTTAGAAAACTCTGTTGCATGTTTTGAAGATTTTCCTGTACTTGGATATGAAATATCTCGTGGACTTGGATTAAAAATGCCTTTAGGTATAGAACAACCTGCATCTTATGGTTTGGCTGTCATGAAAGGAATGAATAAAGATCTTTTGGAGTCATTTAATAAAGGTCTATCTAACTTGAAAGATAGTGGCGAATATCAAAAAATATTAGATAGATACATTTCTAAATAA
- a CDS encoding cation diffusion facilitator family transporter produces MKTLTNEQTAMKVSFISIIWNIILSVFKLFAGIVAHSGAMISDAVHSASDVLSTFIVIIGVKIANKESDKTHPYGHERMECVAAILLAAILFATGLGIGYKGILIISSNDYSHLTVPGILALIAAVISIGVKEGMYWYTRVAAKKINSGALMADAWHHRSDALSSVGSFAGILGARLGYPIFDPIASVIICIFILKAAFEIFIDSINKMTDKACDDETIELIRTLILKQEGVLGIDQIKTRLFGDRIYVDVEIQADGNISLNQAHGIAHYVHDAIENNISKIKHCMVHVNPVNKKIGDL; encoded by the coding sequence ATGAAAACTTTGACAAATGAACAGACAGCTATGAAAGTTTCTTTTATTTCTATTATTTGGAATATTATTCTTTCTGTTTTTAAACTTTTTGCTGGTATAGTTGCTCATTCTGGTGCTATGATTTCTGATGCTGTCCATTCTGCCTCTGATGTTCTCAGTACTTTTATAGTTATCATTGGAGTAAAAATAGCAAATAAAGAATCAGACAAAACACATCCATATGGACATGAAAGAATGGAATGTGTAGCAGCTATTCTTTTGGCAGCCATTCTTTTTGCAACTGGATTAGGTATAGGATACAAAGGTATTCTTATTATTTCTTCCAATGACTACAGTCATTTAACTGTTCCAGGAATCCTTGCTCTTATTGCTGCTGTTATATCTATTGGAGTGAAAGAAGGAATGTACTGGTATACAAGAGTTGCTGCTAAAAAAATAAATTCTGGTGCTCTTATGGCTGATGCATGGCATCACCGTTCAGATGCTCTTTCATCTGTTGGAAGCTTTGCTGGAATACTTGGTGCAAGACTTGGATATCCAATATTTGATCCTATTGCCAGTGTTATTATTTGTATATTTATTTTAAAAGCTGCATTTGAAATATTTATAGATTCTATCAATAAAATGACTGATAAAGCTTGTGATGACGAGACTATAGAACTAATCAGAACCCTCATACTGAAACAGGAAGGAGTTCTAGGAATAGATCAAATTAAGACTAGATTATTTGGAGATAGAATATATGTAGATGTGGAAATTCAAGCAGATGGAAATATTTCTCTCAACCAAGCACATGGTATAGCTCATTATGTTCATGATGCTATTGAGAATAATATTTCTAAAATAAAGCATTGTATGGTTCATGTAAATCCAGTCAATAAAAAAATAGGTGATTTATAA
- a CDS encoding HU family DNA-binding protein: MDKLHFIKKYKENHEKRITNANAKKDVDVLLDLIEKNIVDAGNIKFKEVGTFSLLRRRPRVISNPKTKERMTIHPLAVVKFTPTKVKKEK; this comes from the coding sequence ATGGATAAATTACACTTTATAAAAAAATATAAAGAAAACCATGAAAAAAGAATTACTAATGCAAATGCCAAAAAAGATGTAGATGTACTTTTGGATTTAATAGAAAAGAATATTGTTGATGCTGGGAATATAAAGTTTAAAGAAGTAGGTACTTTTTCTCTTTTGAGAAGAAGACCTAGAGTAATCAGTAACCCTAAGACTAAGGAAAGAATGACAATTCATCCTTTAGCAGTAGTAAAGTTTACTCCGACTAAAGTAAAAAAAGAAAAATAA
- a CDS encoding amino acid ABC transporter permease, with translation MAFINILIKYYPSFIAALIETIKLSIISLIAATILGTIFGLFKITKNVVLKGIANIYIEIIRGTPLMVQAFIIYYGFAQLLRPIGFTWASIGGAFTAGAIAMSLNAGAYMAEIIRSGIEAVDQGQMEAARSLGLSYSKAMRKVIFPQALRIMLPSIINQFIISLKDTSILSVIGIRELTMNGKIIAANSASLVMAIWLVVAFFYFIVCLFLSCAAKIAERRLNYGK, from the coding sequence ATGGCTTTTATAAATATCTTAATTAAATATTATCCCTCCTTCATTGCTGCATTAATAGAAACAATTAAATTATCCATTATATCTCTTATAGCTGCTACTATTTTAGGTACAATATTTGGATTATTTAAAATAACAAAAAATGTAGTATTAAAAGGGATTGCAAATATATATATCGAAATTATACGTGGAACTCCTCTTATGGTACAAGCATTTATCATTTACTATGGATTTGCCCAGCTTTTAAGACCTATTGGATTTACATGGGCATCTATTGGAGGAGCCTTTACAGCTGGAGCTATAGCTATGAGTCTCAATGCTGGAGCTTATATGGCTGAAATAATAAGAAGTGGTATAGAGGCAGTAGACCAAGGACAAATGGAGGCTGCTCGAAGTCTAGGTTTATCATATTCAAAGGCTATGAGAAAAGTTATTTTTCCTCAAGCTCTTCGAATAATGCTTCCTTCTATAATAAATCAGTTTATAATTTCCCTGAAGGATACCTCTATCCTTTCTGTAATAGGAATACGTGAGCTTACTATGAATGGAAAAATAATAGCTGCTAACTCTGCTTCTCTAGTAATGGCTATATGGCTAGTAGTTGCTTTCTTCTATTTTATTGTCTGTCTTTTTCTTTCTTGTGCTGCTAAAATAGCAGAAAGGAGACTAAACTATGGAAAGTAA
- a CDS encoding RidA family protein: protein MKRIIHTEKAPVALGPYSQAVEVNGTLFISGQIPFLPETMSLVSEDIQDQTKQSLENVKAILEAAGYTFKNVIKATVFIKNMEDFALMNEVYNEYLGNIKPARACIEVARLPKDVKVEIEVIAMK, encoded by the coding sequence ATGAAAAGAATTATTCATACTGAAAAAGCCCCTGTTGCTTTAGGACCATATTCACAAGCTGTTGAAGTTAATGGTACCCTTTTCATATCTGGCCAGATACCTTTTCTTCCAGAAACTATGTCTCTTGTTTCTGAAGATATACAAGACCAAACTAAACAGTCCCTTGAAAATGTAAAAGCTATTCTTGAAGCTGCTGGATATACTTTCAAAAATGTGATAAAAGCTACTGTCTTTATAAAAAATATGGAAGATTTTGCTCTTATGAATGAAGTATATAATGAGTATCTTGGAAATATAAAACCTGCAAGAGCGTGTATAGAAGTTGCAAGACTTCCTAAAGATGTGAAAGTAGAAATAGAGGTTATTGCTATGAAATAA
- the cobA gene encoding uroporphyrinogen-III C-methyltransferase, with amino-acid sequence MTDKGKVYIMGAGPGDLELLTLKGKRAVEEADCIVYDRLINPRILNFAKKDAEMIYLGKGNTEGGVIQDEINKTIVQKALEGKIVARVKGGDPFVFGRGGEEIQSLYDNNIPFEIIPGITSSISVPAYAGIPVTHRGIARSFHVFTGHTMEDGTWHNFEAIAKLEGTLVFLMGIKTLPIIVTDLISNGKCPDTPVAIIEKGATSDQRVTVGTLNTIVDIAKERKIVPPAITIIGEVVNLRDTFKWFEEKNLFGKKILVTRDKKQAGEFSDKIEKVGGIAVELPFIEIESTIETISKDMLQDYSAILFNSPNGVREFMNKVDDVRILAHLKIGAVGSKTKELLENYKLKADFMPDEYLVSKLAELSIEHTKPEDKILIITSDISPCDTEKFNSIYDRTFYKMVAYNTKKIIREKDEVLKALSKIEIVTFLSSSTVDAFYESIDGDIKAVKDKKFASIGPVTSDTMRKYGFTVDHEAAVYDVNGILEAVK; translated from the coding sequence TTATAAATCCAAGGATTCTTAACTTTGCAAAAAAAGATGCTGAAATGATTTATTTAGGAAAAGGAAACACTGAAGGTGGAGTCATTCAGGACGAAATAAATAAAACTATTGTTCAAAAGGCCCTAGAAGGAAAAATTGTTGCAAGAGTAAAAGGGGGAGATCCTTTTGTTTTTGGAAGAGGAGGAGAAGAAATTCAATCTCTTTATGATAATAATATTCCTTTTGAAATAATTCCTGGAATAACTTCTTCTATATCAGTTCCTGCTTATGCTGGAATTCCTGTAACTCATAGAGGAATTGCAAGATCATTTCACGTATTCACTGGACACACTATGGAAGATGGTACTTGGCATAATTTTGAAGCAATAGCTAAATTAGAAGGTACATTAGTTTTTCTTATGGGGATAAAAACTCTTCCTATTATAGTCACTGACCTTATATCCAATGGAAAATGTCCTGATACTCCTGTTGCTATAATAGAAAAAGGAGCTACATCAGATCAAAGAGTTACAGTAGGAACCTTAAATACCATTGTAGATATAGCAAAAGAAAGAAAAATAGTTCCCCCTGCTATCACAATAATTGGGGAAGTTGTAAACTTAAGAGATACTTTTAAATGGTTTGAAGAAAAAAATCTTTTTGGTAAGAAAATTCTTGTTACCAGAGATAAAAAACAAGCTGGTGAATTTTCAGATAAAATTGAAAAAGTGGGAGGAATTGCTGTTGAACTTCCTTTTATAGAGATTGAATCTACAATAGAAACTATTTCAAAAGATATGCTACAAGATTATTCAGCAATACTTTTTAATTCTCCCAATGGTGTCAGAGAGTTTATGAACAAAGTAGATGATGTAAGAATCCTTGCCCACCTGAAAATAGGAGCAGTAGGAAGTAAAACTAAAGAACTTCTTGAAAACTATAAATTAAAAGCTGATTTTATGCCAGATGAATATCTTGTTTCTAAATTAGCTGAACTTTCTATTGAGCATACAAAACCTGAAGATAAAATTTTAATTATAACATCAGATATATCACCTTGTGATACTGAAAAATTTAATTCAATATATGACAGAACATTTTATAAAATGGTAGCTTATAACACAAAAAAAATTATAAGAGAAAAAGATGAAGTTTTGAAAGCTCTATCAAAAATAGAAATAGTAACTTTTTTAAGTTCATCTACTGTTGATGCTTTTTATGAAAGTATAGATGGAGATATAAAAGCTGTCAAAGATAAAAAGTTTGCTTCTATTGGTCCTGTAACAAGTGATACAATGAGAAAATATGGTTTTACTGTAGATCATGAAGCCGCTGTTTATGATGTAAATGGTATTTTAGAAGCTGTTAAATAG
- a CDS encoding SAM-dependent methyltransferase — protein MDIKYSKKFLMDNMMGPNSFRIVEEITNGIKIETGSRILDLGCGKGLTSIFLAEKYDSSVFAADLWIDPTENYERFKKVDLGEEIIPLRAEAHQLPFAHDFFDIIVTIDSYHYFGNTEGFFEKHILPLLKENGLFILAVPGLKKEFEDGKIPEELHPFWQQNMNFYTKYWWKELFSRTEGIIIEKCESLKCHDEAWKEWLECDNEYAVHDIEMMKAENGKYFDTIGIVIRKK, from the coding sequence ATGGATATAAAATATAGCAAAAAGTTTTTGATGGATAATATGATGGGACCTAATAGTTTTAGGATAGTTGAAGAAATTACCAATGGAATAAAAATAGAAACAGGGTCAAGAATACTTGACTTAGGATGTGGTAAAGGACTGACATCTATATTTTTAGCTGAAAAATATGATTCAAGTGTATTTGCTGCTGATTTATGGATTGATCCTACAGAAAACTATGAAAGATTTAAAAAAGTGGATTTAGGAGAAGAAATAATTCCATTGAGAGCTGAGGCTCATCAGCTCCCCTTTGCTCATGATTTTTTTGATATAATTGTAACAATAGATTCTTATCATTATTTTGGTAATACAGAGGGGTTTTTTGAAAAACATATATTGCCTTTATTAAAAGAAAATGGGTTATTTATATTAGCTGTACCTGGTTTAAAAAAGGAATTTGAAGATGGAAAAATACCTGAAGAACTTCATCCTTTCTGGCAGCAAAATATGAATTTTTATACTAAATATTGGTGGAAAGAACTTTTTTCTAGAACAGAGGGAATTATTATTGAGAAATGTGAATCCTTGAAATGTCATGATGAAGCCTGGAAGGAATGGCTTGAATGTGACAATGAATATGCAGTGCATGATATTGAAATGATGAAAGCAGAAAATGGAAAGTATTTTGATACTATTGGGATAGTTATAAGAAAAAAATAG
- a CDS encoding amino acid ABC transporter ATP-binding protein — protein MESKIYVKGLKKNFGDLEVLKCINMNISEGEVVCLIGPSGSGKSTLLRCLNRLGDFSEGEIFIAGSSITDKKININKVREKIGMVFQHFNLFPHLTVIENIVLAPTMLQIMNRNAAKEKALQLLNRVGLLDKADAYPSQLSGGQKQRVAIARSLAMNPEIMLFDEPTSALDPEMIGEVLDVMKQLAAEGMTMIVVTHEMRFAKEVSDRIIFMDDGYIVEEGKPEDIFSHPKNLRTIDFLNKII, from the coding sequence ATGGAAAGTAAAATATATGTTAAAGGATTAAAGAAAAATTTTGGAGATCTTGAAGTTTTAAAATGTATTAATATGAATATATCTGAGGGAGAAGTTGTATGTCTTATAGGTCCTTCAGGTTCTGGAAAAAGCACTCTTTTAAGATGTTTAAATAGACTGGGAGATTTTTCTGAGGGAGAAATTTTTATAGCTGGTTCCTCTATAACTGATAAAAAAATTAATATAAATAAAGTAAGGGAAAAAATAGGAATGGTTTTTCAACATTTTAATCTCTTTCCTCATCTTACAGTTATAGAAAATATAGTTCTTGCTCCTACAATGCTCCAAATCATGAATAGAAATGCTGCAAAAGAAAAAGCTCTTCAGCTCTTAAATCGTGTAGGCCTTTTAGATAAAGCAGATGCATATCCTTCTCAACTTTCAGGTGGACAAAAACAAAGAGTAGCAATAGCAAGATCACTTGCTATGAACCCTGAAATAATGCTTTTTGATGAACCAACAAGCGCTCTTGATCCTGAAATGATAGGAGAAGTATTAGATGTTATGAAACAGTTGGCTGCTGAAGGAATGACTATGATTGTAGTTACTCATGAAATGAGGTTTGCTAAAGAAGTTTCTGATAGAATTATATTTATGGATGATGGATATATAGTAGAAGAAGGTAAACCTGAAGATATATTTTCACACCCTAAAAATTTAAGAACAATTGATTTTCTTAATAAAATAATTTAG
- the hemL gene encoding glutamate-1-semialdehyde 2,1-aminomutase, protein MEHKISTEIFKKAEKYIPGGVNSPVRAFKSVNREAPIFACKGKGARIWDEDGNEYIDYICSWGPLILGHNPENVINGVREAIEMGSSFGLPTKMEVELAELIIKCCPSIEKVRLTTSGTEATMSAVRVARSYTNRNKILKFEGCYHGHSDSLLVKSGSGLLTDGYQDSNGITDGVLKDTLTVPFGDISAIKTILEKKDVACLIMEPVPANMGMIYPDIEFLKEIREICTATGTILIFDEVISGFRLSLGGAQEFFGITPDMTTLGKIIGGGYPVGAFGGKAEIMELIAPVGRVYHAGTLSGNPVSVRAGFETISYLFNNKETLYKNLKEKTQYLVNNIKNLALKYSVPVCVNTIGSLFTIFFTDRSEVKNLEDALSSNTENFAIYFNTMLENGIICPPSQFEAHFISAAHTKEDLDKTLTSIEKAFKFIGEKNNGK, encoded by the coding sequence ATGGAGCATAAAATTTCAACTGAAATTTTTAAAAAAGCTGAAAAATATATTCCTGGTGGTGTAAACAGCCCTGTCAGAGCTTTTAAATCTGTAAATAGAGAAGCTCCTATTTTTGCATGTAAAGGAAAAGGTGCAAGAATATGGGATGAAGATGGAAATGAATATATAGATTACATCTGCTCATGGGGACCATTAATTCTTGGACATAATCCTGAAAATGTAATAAATGGGGTCAGAGAAGCTATAGAAATGGGAAGTTCTTTTGGGCTGCCTACTAAAATGGAAGTAGAGCTTGCTGAACTTATTATTAAATGCTGTCCTTCTATTGAAAAAGTGAGACTCACTACTTCTGGTACAGAGGCTACTATGTCTGCTGTAAGAGTAGCCAGATCCTATACAAATAGAAACAAAATATTAAAATTTGAAGGATGTTATCATGGCCATTCTGATTCACTCTTAGTAAAATCTGGGTCAGGACTTTTAACTGATGGCTATCAAGACAGCAATGGAATTACAGATGGGGTATTAAAGGACACTCTTACTGTTCCTTTTGGAGATATTTCTGCTATTAAAACTATCCTTGAAAAAAAAGATGTAGCTTGTCTTATCATGGAACCTGTTCCTGCTAATATGGGAATGATTTATCCTGATATAGAATTTTTAAAAGAAATAAGGGAAATTTGTACTGCTACAGGTACTATTTTAATATTTGATGAAGTTATATCAGGCTTTAGATTATCTTTAGGTGGAGCTCAAGAATTCTTTGGGATCACTCCTGATATGACTACTCTTGGAAAAATAATTGGTGGTGGATATCCTGTTGGGGCATTTGGTGGTAAAGCTGAAATAATGGAACTTATTGCTCCTGTTGGAAGAGTATATCATGCAGGAACTCTTTCTGGAAATCCTGTTTCTGTAAGAGCTGGGTTTGAAACTATCAGCTATCTATTTAATAACAAAGAAACTTTGTATAAAAATTTAAAGGAAAAAACTCAATATCTTGTAAATAATATAAAGAATCTTGCTCTTAAATATAGTGTTCCTGTATGTGTAAATACAATAGGATCTCTTTTCACTATATTTTTTACTGACAGATCTGAAGTAAAAAATCTTGAGGATGCTCTTTCTTCTAATACTGAAAACTTTGCAATATATTTCAATACAATGCTGGAAAATGGAATTATCTGCCCTCCATCTCAGTTTGAAGCTCATTTTATATCAGCAGCACATACTAAAGAAGATTTAGATAAAACTCTTACTTCAATAGAAAAAGCCTTTAAATTTATTGGGGAAAAGAATAATGGAAAATAA
- a CDS encoding polymer-forming cytoskeletal protein, which yields MGLFSRNNKDIEADFSAKGMTAISKGSAIVGDITNECNLHIDGIITGNIISNAIVTVGTSGRVNGKIRAYKIIVSGICKGELEADIVEILTNSKVVGDITSSKLILERDSYFEGRNQKKQLNEYIEMK from the coding sequence ATGGGATTGTTTAGCAGGAATAATAAAGATATAGAGGCAGATTTTTCAGCAAAAGGGATGACAGCTATTTCCAAAGGAAGTGCAATAGTAGGAGATATCACTAACGAATGCAATCTTCATATAGATGGAATAATTACAGGAAACATTATTTCAAATGCTATAGTTACAGTTGGAACAAGTGGAAGAGTAAATGGAAAAATCAGAGCTTATAAAATAATTGTAAGTGGGATATGTAAAGGTGAGCTTGAAGCGGATATTGTTGAAATATTAACTAACAGTAAGGTAGTAGGAGATATAACAAGTTCTAAGTTAATCTTAGAAAGAGATTCATATTTTGAAGGGAGAAATCAAAAAAAACAATTAAATGAATATATAGAAATGAAATAA
- a CDS encoding bifunctional precorrin-2 dehydrogenase/sirohydrochlorin ferrochelatase, which yields MENNFFPVFLDLKNKNILVIGAGKIAFRKTETLLKYGAKIKVITKNIKEEKFKNLKNIELALDIFKEDMLNDTFMVIAATDDTSFNKYIFELCSKKNILVNNITSKADMNCRFSSVFENDEYQIAISAKGDPKKSKTLKEKIINFFNTQEH from the coding sequence ATGGAAAATAACTTTTTTCCTGTATTTCTAGATTTAAAAAACAAAAATATACTTGTAATTGGAGCTGGAAAAATAGCTTTCAGAAAAACTGAAACACTTTTGAAATATGGTGCAAAAATTAAAGTTATTACTAAAAATATAAAAGAAGAAAAATTTAAAAACTTAAAAAATATAGAATTAGCTTTAGATATATTTAAAGAAGATATGCTTAATGATACATTTATGGTAATAGCTGCTACAGATGATACTTCTTTTAACAAATATATTTTTGAATTATGCAGTAAAAAAAATATACTTGTCAATAATATTACATCTAAAGCAGATATGAACTGTCGTTTTTCAAGCGTTTTTGAGAATGATGAATATCAAATTGCTATCTCTGCAAAAGGAGATCCTAAAAAATCAAAAACTCTTAAAGAAAAAATAATTAATTTTTTTAATACTCAAGAACATTAG